In a genomic window of Piliocolobus tephrosceles isolate RC106 chromosome 1, ASM277652v3, whole genome shotgun sequence:
- the S1PR1 gene encoding sphingosine 1-phosphate receptor 1, with protein MGSTSVPLVKALRSSVSDYVNYDIIVRHYNYTGKLNTSADRENSIKLTSVVFILICCFIILENIFVLLTIWKTKKFHRPMYYFIGNLALSDLLAGVAYTANLLLSGATTYKLTPAQWFLREGSMFVALSASVFSLLAIAIERYITMLKMKLHNGSNNFRLFLLISACWVISLILGGLPIMGWNCISALPSCSTVLPLYHKHYILFCTTVFTLLLLSIVILYCRIYSLVRTRSRRLTFRKNISKASRSSEKSLALLKTVIIVLSVFIACWAPLFILLLLDVGCKVKTCDILFRAEYFLVLAVLNSGTNPIIYTLTNKEMRRAFIRIMSCCKCPSGDSAGKIKRPIIAGMEFSRSKSDNSSHPQKDDGDNPETIMSSGNVNSSS; from the coding sequence ATGGGGTCCACCAGCGTCCCGCTGGTCAAGGCTCTCCGCAGCTCGGTCTCTGACTACGTCAACTATGATATCATCGTCCGGCATTACAACTACACGGGAAAGCTGAATACCAGCGCGGACAGGGAGAACAGCATTAAACTGACCTCGGTGGTGTTTATTCTTATCTGCTGCTTTATCATCCTCGAGAACATCTTTGTCTTGCTGACCATTTGGAAAACCAAGAAATTCCACCGACCCATGTACTATTTTATTGGCAATCTGGCCCTCTCAGACCTGTTGGCAGGAGTGGCCTACACAGCTAACCTGCTCTTGTCTGGGGCCACCACCTACAAGCTCACTCCCGCCCAGTGGTTTCTGCGGGAAGGGAGTATGTTTGTGGCCCTGTCAGCCTCCGTGTTCAGTCTCCTCGCCATCGCCATTGAGCGCTATATCACGATGCTGAAAATGAAACTCCATAACGGGAGCAATAACTTCCGCCTCTTCCTGCTGATCAGCGCCTGCTGGGTCATCTCCCTCATCCTGGGTGGCCTGCCCATCATGGGCTGGAACTGCATCAGCGCGCTGCCCAGCTGCTCCACTGTGCTGCCGCTCTACCACAAGCACTATATCCTCTTCTGCACCACGGTCTTCACTCTGCTCCTGCTCTCCATCGTCATTCTGTACTGCAGGATCTACTCCTTGGTCAGGACTCGGAGCCGCCGCCTGACGTTCCGCAAGAACATTTCCAAGGCCAGCCGCAGCTCTGAGAAGTCGCTGGCGCTGCTCAAGACCGTAATTATCGTCCTGAGCGTCTTCATCGCCTGCTGGGCACCGCTCTTCATCCTGCTCCTGCTGGATGTGGGCTGCAAGGTGAAGACCTGCGACATCCTCTTCAGAGCGGAGTACTTCCTGGTGTTAGCTGTGCTCAACTCCGGCACCAACCCCATCATTTACACTCTGACCAACAAGGAGATGCGCCGGGCCTTCATCCGGATCATGTCCTGCTGCAAGTGCCCGAGCGGAGACTCTGCTGGCAAAATCAAACGACCCATCATCGCCGGCATGGAATTCAGCCGCAGCAAATCGGACAATTCCTCCCACCCCCAGAAGGACGATGGGGATAACCCAGAGACCATTATGTCTTCTGGAAACGTCAACTCTTCTTCCTAG